GTAGAAGCGTTACGATTCGGCCGTCGGCAAATAACGCCATGGCAACGCTCTATTCCCATCGACTGCAGCCCCTTCATCGGATAACGAATTCCCGGAAATTGTCGATCGACTCGACAAGGTTTCTAGCACCACACTTTTTCATCCTACACAAGGCGTGAGCGCCGCCTACTTAAGCAATTCAGGGCTCCCTTACGCACCCGCAGTGCTTAAGCAACGCCCGTTTTGCCGATTTGATGCTCCCTTGCGCACCCAGGGTGCGCAAGCGGCGCGCAGCCAACTGATCCAGGGCTTCCTTACGCACCCACGGTGCGTAAGCAGTGTTCAGCCGACCGGTCCGACACTCCATTACGCACCCGCAGTGCTTAAGCAACGCCCGTTTTGCCGATTTGATGCTCCCTTGCGCACCCAGGGTGCGCAAGCGGCGCGCAGCCAACTGATCCAGGGCTTCCTTACGCACCCGGGGTGCGTAAGCAGGGATCAGCCAACCACTCCGACGACCCCTTACGCACCCACAGTGCTTAAGCAACGCCCGTTTTGCCGATTTTGGTGCTTCCTTACGCACCCACGGTGCGTAAGCGGCGCGCAGCCAACCTATCCGGCACTCCCTTACGCACCCACAGTGCTTAAGCGCGGGCAGAACAGGTGAGTGGGGACCCCCTTCTGCGTCCACAGACAACCGGTTTACCATGTGACTTCCAAATTTCATCGCGCCCTCTGCGCTTTGGGTCCGTTCGATTGCCGATAGCGGGCCCGGAACGCGTTATTCACCCTACCAGAAACACGTTCATGTGGAAATAACGCGCTCGTGGCGCGTTATTACAAATTACTGAGCAAGACCAACTAGACGAAGGCCATATCCACGCAGAATTACATCCATGCATTCAGGATGCCGAAGCAACGCTCAGGCAGGCGACTTCGCACTCTCCTAGGCGTCCACGATGGTAAGGGGGTATTGACAAAGTTCATGGTGAGGTAAAGGAAATCATATAGCTACTGTTGTAATACAATTAAAATTATGATTATCTGTATATCAACAGTTTGACAACATACCGATGTAGGTTAAGGGGTGAGGACTTGTTGGCTCGTGTCTCTACGCGCTTGGCGAAATGGATAGAATGGCTCATCCGCGTATTTGAAATCATCCTGTCGATTTTCCTGATTGTCGGGGTGGTATCCGCGGGCTTGATGATGGTCTTCAGTCTCCACGGGGTCTTTGTGTCTGGAACAGATAGTTCGTTTCAGCGCTTTCTCGATGACGCATTGCTGTACATTATCGGTCTTGAAGTAGCTCTCATGCTCATAAAGCGTGACCCACATTTGGTAACGGATATTCTCATCTTTGCTATTGCTCGAAAAATGATTGTCACGATGCAAAGTGGCGTCGACTTCTTTCTTGGCGCATTAGCGATTTTGCTGCTTTATATCGTTAAGTGCTACGGAATTAGTTGCATTCTCCTCCCACGCCAGTTACTGTCCAACTTTACAAAGCACTACTACTCTGGCCCGCAGCCCGATGCAGCGTCGCCACAGGGCACCGCCCCGCAGCCCGATGTAGCGACAGAAGCTACTTCCGCTGCTGCTCACGCCAACTCTGGCGAATAAGCCCGGGTAAACAGTGCAAGTGCTTGGGCATCCGGTACCGAGGCGAATAGTTTGCGGGCTGAATCATCTACAAACTCTTAATGCTACGAAATAAAAAGTTTACGAAGACTCAATCATAAATTTACATTGCCTCTATAAGATTAGTTCGTAGTACGACAACGTAGTGACAGACGCGTAGTACCACACAGTAGCATCACAGAGCAGTACCACACAGCAGTACCACACAGTAGTATCAGAGCTGTACCACAAAGTAGCTTGGCAAGTGGTCCAACACAGCAGTACGAGAAAGCAGTCCAACAACGTGGTGAGACAGCGTCGGTCGTCCACACGTCCAATCCCTGAGGAGGTCAATTTATGCGGCGAAGTCAAAGATCCAAGATTTCTACTGCTGCGGCAGCAACGCTGGTTTTATCAACAGTAACGGTCTTGGCTAGCACAAGTGCAGCTCCACAGCACGCCAATCCTTCTGTGCATTCATCTACCATAGTTACTCCTTCTACGACAACTCCAATCAAACACGTGGTCGTCATTTTTCAAGAGAATGTTTCGTTTGATCACTACTTTGCTACATATCCCAAGGCTGCAAACCCAGCGGGATCGCCAGCATTTTACCCTGCGCCAGGAACTCCGACTGTGAATGGCTTGAACTCGACACTGTTGACGAACAACCCGAACTTGGCAAATCCGCAGCGCCTTGGCCGCAGTCAATCGATAACGGACGACATGGACCATGGCTACACGGCAGAACAAAAGGCTTACGACGGTGGCTTGGTGGACAAGTTTGTGCAGTACGCTGCAGGTACCAACTGGCCGTTTAAGAATGCCAATCCGAACATCGTGATGGATTACTACGACGGGAACACCGTTACAGCACTCTGGAACTACGCACAGCATTTCTCTCTCAATGACAATGCGTTTGGCACCAACTTCGGGCCATCAACCCCAGGTGCTTTGAACTTGATCGCCGGCACGACTCATGGTGCTGTTGGCTACAGTGCTCCCCAAAAAGAAGGTGGGACACAGCTGCAGCCAGACCCGACGACAGGTGCTATCATCCCTGGTACGCTCGACAAAAACAACACCCTGTTTAACGATATCGATCCGTACTATGACAGCGCTTCGAATGCAAAGAAACCTACCGTTGCGCTGACTGGACAAAACGTGGGCAACTTGATGAACACCAAAGGCATTACTTGGGGCTGGTTTGAAGGCGGCTTCAGCAACCCAACTCAACAACACCAGGCGGTTGGCAATGGTACGGAGACACCGGCTCCTGCGACTGCCGATTACATTCCGCACCACGACCCATTCCAGTATTACCAGTCAACTTCCAATCCGAACCACGTGCCACCGACTTCAGTTGCTATGATTGGTCACCAAGGAGATAAGGCCAATCACAATTACGGCATGAGTGACTTCTGGAAGGCCGTTGACGCTGGTAACATGCCCGCTGTGAGCTTTGTCAAGGCACCAGCATACCAGGATGGACACGCCGGGTATTCTGGTCCGCTCGACGAGCAGAAGTTCCTCGTTGACACGATTAACCGTCTGGAGAAGACTCCGGAGTGGAGCAGCACCGCCGTCATCATCAACTGGGATGACTCGGATGGATGGTACGACCACGTCATGCCGCCAATCGTGCGTCAGTCCAACGATCCGCTGGCAGATGCGCTGCTCGGTACTGGGAATGCAGGTTCCCCGGCTGCCGGTACGTACCTTGACCGCGCAGGTTTTGGCCCACGGATTCCCATCTTGGTGATTTCGCCTTATTCGAGACACAACTTTGTGGACAATTCACTCACTTCACAGTCATCCATTCTGCGCTTTATCGAGGACAACTGGAATCTTGGCCGCCTCGGAGACCAATCTGCAGATGGTCAAACGGGTTCGCTCATGAATATGTTTGACTTCAGTCATGGTCCGTCAAACGCAAAACTGTTCCTCAACCCGTCGACTGGCTTACCAATGCCGCAGTTGCAGCCGTTTACGATGCACAGTGTAACGTACATGAGCATCTATGATATCGCTCAGATGGCAGACTTCACATTTACACAGTCCAAACATCAACTGCAGTTTGTGTACAACAATCAAATTGTTACGGTTCCGATGGGTGGAAAGACGATTCAAGTGAACGGTCAAGACGTAAAACTTGATGCAAACATGGTCGCCAAAAACGGCCAGTTGGCCCTACCTGTGGCTTCGTTCGCAAAAGCTCTCGGTGCAAGCATCAATCAAAGCAACAGCTATGGTGTTACCTGGATTCCTCCGCAAAACTAATTGTTCCTGTTGAGGGATGATTGAACCGCACGCTGCGGAACGATTGAACTGCTTGCGGGATGATTGAACCGCACGCTGCGGAACGATTGAACTGCTTGCGGCGTGATTGAACCGCATGTTGCGGAATGATTGAACGGTTTGCAGCATGATTGAACTGCTCTGCACCGCGGCTGAACAGGAGATGTACCCGTCCTACATCACGAGTGTTCATACGCGGCAATCAGCAGACAGTTTTCGAACAAGTTTTCGAACAAGTTTTCGTGACAGCGGCCCCGGATTTTCCAGGGCCGCTGTTTTTTGCTATTCTCCATACAAAGACCATAACTCCGGGATGACCAGGACAAATGGTCCCGATAAACTGGTACAGTATCAAAGACTAGTCTTGTATCAAAATGACCGTGTATGAAAAAATCGACGAATTTTGCGAAAGGGGAAGCCCAGATGGGACAGAGTATCCTCATCGTCGATGACGAACCAAAGGTAATTGACGTCATCAAGCCCTTCCTTGAAAGTGAAGGTTTTACAGTCACGACTGCAGGTACCGGACAGGAAGCGTTACGGCGTGTCGACGAAGACAGTCCGGACATCGTAATTCTCGACTGGATGCTGCCTGAGCGCAGTGGACTCGATGTCTGCCGCGAAATCCGACAGACGTCTCGCCCCATTGGCATCATTATGCTGACCGCTCGGACGGAAGAGACAGACCGTGTTGTTGGACTTGAAATGGGCGCCGATGACTACATTCCAAAGCCATTCAGTCTTCGTGAATTGCTCGCACGGGTGCGTGCCGTCTTGCGCCGCATTCAGACACT
The Alicyclobacillus curvatus genome window above contains:
- a CDS encoding phospholipase, whose translation is MRRSQRSKISTAAAATLVLSTVTVLASTSAAPQHANPSVHSSTIVTPSTTTPIKHVVVIFQENVSFDHYFATYPKAANPAGSPAFYPAPGTPTVNGLNSTLLTNNPNLANPQRLGRSQSITDDMDHGYTAEQKAYDGGLVDKFVQYAAGTNWPFKNANPNIVMDYYDGNTVTALWNYAQHFSLNDNAFGTNFGPSTPGALNLIAGTTHGAVGYSAPQKEGGTQLQPDPTTGAIIPGTLDKNNTLFNDIDPYYDSASNAKKPTVALTGQNVGNLMNTKGITWGWFEGGFSNPTQQHQAVGNGTETPAPATADYIPHHDPFQYYQSTSNPNHVPPTSVAMIGHQGDKANHNYGMSDFWKAVDAGNMPAVSFVKAPAYQDGHAGYSGPLDEQKFLVDTINRLEKTPEWSSTAVIINWDDSDGWYDHVMPPIVRQSNDPLADALLGTGNAGSPAAGTYLDRAGFGPRIPILVISPYSRHNFVDNSLTSQSSILRFIEDNWNLGRLGDQSADGQTGSLMNMFDFSHGPSNAKLFLNPSTGLPMPQLQPFTMHSVTYMSIYDIAQMADFTFTQSKHQLQFVYNNQIVTVPMGGKTIQVNGQDVKLDANMVAKNGQLALPVASFAKALGASINQSNSYGVTWIPPQN
- a CDS encoding response regulator transcription factor is translated as MGQSILIVDDEPKVIDVIKPFLESEGFTVTTAGTGQEALRRVDEDSPDIVILDWMLPERSGLDVCREIRQTSRPIGIIMLTARTEETDRVVGLEMGADDYIPKPFSLRELLARVRAVLRRIQTLPAVEEETGVIRRGDLIIDETKYRVWKKDEEIILTPAEFQILLTLAARPGVVYSRLQLLKATLGDAYLNYERTIDSHISHLRKKIEDDSANPRYIKTVHGIGYRFGEDS